A genomic region of Eucalyptus grandis isolate ANBG69807.140 chromosome 5, ASM1654582v1, whole genome shotgun sequence contains the following coding sequences:
- the LOC120293503 gene encoding cullin-associated NEDD8-dissociated protein 1-like: MGAFRGFSGYLEALSSPGLSTVGKRYYKVTAEALGVCGELVHVVRPNIEVHGFDFKPYVHPIYDAIMSRLTNQDQDQEVKECAISCMGLVVSTFSDNLGHQLPACLPVLVDRMGGT; the protein is encoded by the exons ATGGGGGCTTTTCGTGGGTTCTCTGGTTATTTAGAG GCGCTTTCCTCTCCTGGTTTATCTACTGTTGGCAAGAGATATTACAAAGTCACAGCAGAAGCATTAGGAGTTTGTGGGGAGCTTGTTCATGTTGTTCGCCCAAATATTGAG GTGCATGGTTTCGACTTCAAGCCATATGTTCATCCTATCTATGATGCCATTATGTCACGCTTGACAAACCAAGATCAAGATCAG GAAGTGAAGGAGTGTGCCATATCTTGTATGGGACTTGTTGTATCAACATTCAGTGATAATCTTGGACATCAATTACCTGCTTGCCTTCCTGTACTTGTCGATCGGATGGGAGGAACTTAA
- the LOC120293500 gene encoding uncharacterized protein LOC120293500 — MLLDICKNSVSIPSNIYKLQRLQCFKSAFGPIVFPILTDLANPCMKVGLSNLKVLNLLNCNMSEVEFLEDLSCFPLLETLILSGNNITSLPISITQRDRLSILSVSHCHQLQEIPKLPPFLNLLLTNGCESLQTNGHLTSIDQWVHRGLTVVDTASIAKNSPCTIYLPKGEMPKWFQPVEEGFISFVASKDLYDKFLGFIFCAVCNNEGGHCRLYFNTYFNGKNQGTYTTEHSRLDPSGILIKYFAPSHLWKAVHFDQIDGSYAQFSITLRNSSLIPKGVEKWGFRIICKQLEDDLKAAIRDYRLIDPAFLYEVGHDSADPEAQSSHIHEDDPTEIGLSRNLQES; from the exons ATGCTTTTAGATATTTGCAAAAACTCGGTAAGCATTCCATCTAACATTTATAAGTTACAAAGACTTCAATGCTTCAAATCTGCTTTTGGCCCAATCGTGTTTCCAATCCTCACAGATTTAGCTAATCCGTGCATGAAGGTTGGgctttcaaatttaaaagtcttaaaccttctCAATTGTAATATGTCCGAAGTAGAGTTTTTGGAggatctttcttgttttcccttGTTGGAAACCTTAATTCTGTCAGGGAACAATATTACTAGCCTCCCTATATCCATCACTCAGCGTGATCGTTTGTCCATATTGTCAGTTAGTCATTGCCATCAATTACAAGAGATTCCCAAGCTTCCGCCATTTTTAAATTTACTGCTCACGAATGGGTGCGAATCTCTGCAAACAAATGGACATTTAACTTCAATTGATCAGTGGGTCCATCGAGGGTTGACCGTGGTTGACACTGCTTCAATTGCCAAg AATTCTCCCTGCACTATTTATCTCCCTAAGGGAGAGATGCCAAAGTGGTTTCAACCAGTTGAAGAAGGATTTATATCTTTCGTGGCTTCAAAGGACTTATACGATAAGTttcttggatttattttctgtgCTGTATGTAACAATGAAGGCGGTCATTGCAGACTTTACTTTAACACATATTTTAATGGCAAAAACCAGGGTACCTACACAACAGAGCACTCCAGATTGGATCCAAGTGGCATCTTGATAAAGTATTTCGCACCATCTCACTTATGGAAAGCAGTCCattttgatcaaattgatgGGAGTTATGCACAATTCAGCATTACATTAAGGAACTCATCATTAATCCCCAAGGGCGTGGAAAAGTGGGGATTCCGAATAATATGCAAGCAACTAGAGGACGATTTAAAGGCTGCGATCCGAGACTATAGGCTGATTGATCCAGCTTTCCTCTATGAGGTCGGTCATGACTCAGCAGACCCAGAAGCCCAAAGTTCACATATACATGAAGACGATCCAACCGAAATAGGTCTATCAAGAAACTTGCAAGAGAGTTAA